In Deltaproteobacteria bacterium, one genomic interval encodes:
- a CDS encoding ribonuclease Z yields MIEIIIIGSGTCVPSLRRAGPAACVRSEGFTVLVDSAAGTLRQLLAAGIPYQSVDLILYTHRHPDHVAEFVPFVFATKYAPDFARSRPVQILAGEGFAQFHTALKAAFGEWVDPDPAMVRIEEIPCNMPAALQIPPFTIRTAPVEHTPASLAYRLDARSGGSVVFSGDTDYSETLIELARGADLFVCECAAPEGRKVKKHLMPSEAGRMAEAAGVSRLLLTHFYPACDESDLITPCSAHFRGPILLAEDLMRLSVP; encoded by the coding sequence ATGATCGAGATCATCATTATCGGCTCAGGAACATGTGTCCCATCGCTTCGCAGGGCTGGACCGGCCGCTTGCGTCCGCTCCGAGGGCTTTACCGTCCTGGTGGACAGCGCGGCTGGGACCCTCCGCCAGCTCCTGGCAGCCGGGATCCCGTATCAATCCGTGGATCTCATCCTCTACACACACCGGCACCCGGACCACGTGGCCGAGTTCGTGCCATTTGTCTTCGCCACCAAATACGCGCCGGACTTCGCACGATCCCGTCCTGTGCAGATACTTGCCGGCGAGGGGTTTGCCCAGTTCCACACGGCACTCAAGGCCGCCTTCGGGGAATGGGTGGACCCTGATCCGGCAATGGTCCGGATCGAGGAGATCCCCTGTAATATGCCTGCCGCGCTCCAGATCCCGCCTTTCACCATTCGTACTGCGCCGGTCGAACACACACCGGCGAGCCTCGCATACCGGCTTGATGCCAGATCAGGCGGCTCCGTGGTCTTTTCCGGCGATACAGACTACTCAGAGACCCTGATCGAGCTCGCCCGGGGGGCCGACCTCTTTGTCTGCGAGTGCGCGGCCCCTGAGGGGAGAAAGGTCAAGAAACACCTCATGCCCTCGGAGGCCGGAAGGATGGCCGAGGCTGCTGGGGTCTCAAGGCTCCTCCTCACACATTTTTACCCGGCCTGCGACGAAAGTGACCTCATCACCCCGTGCAGCGCTCATTTCCGAGGCCCTATCCTCCTCGCCGAAGACCTCATGCGCCTCAGCGTGCCGTGA